From Anopheles darlingi chromosome 2, idAnoDarlMG_H_01, whole genome shotgun sequence, the proteins below share one genomic window:
- the LOC125949049 gene encoding galactosylgalactosylxylosylprotein 3-beta-glucuronosyltransferase I, giving the protein MNQEIRLRLKHLLAFLAIVLFLFFYSLSSRGCSGEQEEQAVVAEQNGRDAFLPNPKTGPTIYAVTPTYARPVQKAELTRLSHVIRLVPSVFWVIVEDAEKTSTLVTNVLKRSGLENRSVQLSAKTPTNFKLQGKDPNWLKPRGVEQRNTALKWIRQHLKRSRDAGETESPGHSLVYFMDDDNTYSTELFDEIAKIEPGKVGVWPVGLVGGLMVEKPVLNRDGLVLGFNSAWKPERPFPLDMAGFAISSDLLLSTPEAQFSYEVERGYQESEILRHLTIVHDMQPLASGCKEVLVWHTRTETPKLDAEKALQKTNKKSNDGMEV; this is encoded by the exons ATGAACCAGGAAATTCGACTCCGTTTAAAGCACTTGCTGGCATTCTTGGCCATCGTGTTGTTCCTGTTTTTCTACTCGCTTAGCTCCCGGGGTTGTAGCGgggagcaggaagagcaggCGGTGGTTGCCGAGCAGAACGGCCGTGATGCCTTCCTGCCGAACCCCAAAACGGGACCAACGATCTACGCGGTCACTCCAACGTACGCCCGTCCGGTGCAGAAAGCCGAACTGACCCG GCTCTCTCACGTGATACGGCTCGTACCGTCCGTCTTCTGGGTAATCGTCGAAGATGCCGAAAAGACATCGACACTGGTGACGAATGTTTTGAAGCGTAGCGGACTCGAGAACCGTAGCGTTCAGCTGTCGGCCAAAACTCCGACAAATTTCAAGCTGCAGGGTAAAGATCCCAACTGGCTAAAGCCACGCGGTGTCGAGCAACGGAACACCGCCCTCAAGTGGATCCGGCAGCACCTGAAACGGTCGCGAGATGCAGGCGAGACGGAATCGCCGGGCCACTCGCTCGTGTACTTTATGGACGATGACAACACATATAGCACGGAGCTGTTCGACGAGATCGCCAAGATCGAACCTGGCAAG GTTGGTGTATGGCCGGTTGGACTGGTCGGTGGGCTGATGGTGGAAAAACCTGTCCTCAACCGGGATGGGCTGGTGCTTGGGTTCAACAGTGCCTGGAAACCGGAACGTCCCTTCCCGCTCGATATGGCCGGTTTTGCGATTAGCTCCGATCTGCTGCTCAGCACGCCCGAGGCACAGTTTAGCTACGAGGTCGAGCGGGGCTACCAGGAGAGTGAAATACTGCGCCACCTTACGATCGTGCACGATATGCAACCGTTGGCGAGCGGCTGCAAGGAAGTGTTGGTATGGCACACGCGAACCGAAACTCCGAAACTTGACGCCGAAAAGGCACTTCAAAAGACGaacaaaaaatcgaacgaTGGTATGGAGGTGTAG
- the LOC125949058 gene encoding mitochondrial transcription rescue factor 1 encodes MSLLVRSCRSSNLFNILKRTIHCSSADCQRRCYKQRLNNHAGFSAITFHPVVSLYNHQPLCGKSTGKASSSRRGQSKKPPIDDEEDAEDDENDSAAYEELIGDKHSRLVKVTVNSLRADVLLKAGLGIARNKVEALFYESKIRVNGKKLLKKSSQLEQEDEIDVIRGPSPNNPDYLIVCRVEILSVEPRTENLRVTLRRQNSLVIENYPESLSK; translated from the coding sequence ATGTCCCTTCTGGTGCGTTCGTGTCGCTCCTCAAATCTGTTCAACATCCTGAAACGGACCATCCACTGTTCTTCGGCCGATTGCCAACGGAGGTGCTATAAACAACGCCTTAACAACCACGCCGGTTTCTCAGCGATAACGTTTCACCCAGTGGTTTCATTATACAACCATCAACCACTGTGTGGAAAGTCGACCGGTAAGGCCAGTAGTAGTCGCCGTGGTCAATCTAAAAagccaccgatcgatgatgaagaggatgctgaagacgacgagaacgattCTGCGGCGTACGAAGAGCTGATCGGTGATAAGCACAGCCGTTTGGTTAAAGTCACGGTCAATTCGCTTCGCGCGGATGTCCTTCTGAAGGCAGGCCTAGGGATTGCGCGCAACAAAGTGGAGGCACTGTTCTACGAGAGTAAGATACGAGTGAACGGAAAGAAGCTGCTGAAGAAAAGCTCACAATTGGAGCAGGAGGACGAAATTGATGTGATACGAGGTCCGAGTCCCAACAACCCAGACTATTTGATCGTGTGCCGCGTCGAAATACTGTCCGTAGAACCGCGCACCGAAAATCTACGCGTTACCCTGCGCCGGCAGAATTCGCTTGTTATTGAAAACTATCCAGAATCCCTCAGCAAATGA